In Halobacteriovorax marinus SJ, the following proteins share a genomic window:
- a CDS encoding response regulator, producing the protein MNTKKKDSLQILLVDDDRGIRSSMAELLSSDGYSVVEAADGLEASLKMKNQNFSLVITDLNMPKKDGIKLANEIISAGGPPVLLMTGELENYDIKLKSLKNIMLLPKPFNPKILPALVAKILNSAK; encoded by the coding sequence ATGAATACAAAGAAAAAAGACTCTCTACAAATACTTCTAGTTGATGATGATAGAGGAATAAGATCATCAATGGCCGAGCTATTGAGTTCAGACGGCTATAGTGTTGTAGAGGCCGCCGATGGCCTTGAAGCAAGTCTAAAGATGAAGAATCAAAATTTCAGTCTCGTAATTACCGATTTAAATATGCCTAAGAAAGATGGGATAAAACTTGCGAATGAAATTATTAGTGCAGGAGGTCCTCCTGTGCTCTTAATGACTGGAGAGCTTGAAAATTACGATATAAAGCTCAAGTCCCTCAAGAATATTATGCTTTTACCTAAGCCATTTAATCCAAAAATACTTCCGGCCCTGGTTGCTAAAATATTGAATTCAGCAAAATAA